One Brassica napus cultivar Da-Ae chromosome A1, Da-Ae, whole genome shotgun sequence genomic region harbors:
- the LOC106427273 gene encoding uncharacterized protein LOC106427273 gives MKSLLMRTGSMPVQTRFIPTTISRHNSVESLSTNGDRFSAGKISIDAKSAAGMRRALSESDVIRSERMSKSVVGSKPSPARIPEEDEQGFSGGGGGGGGSGFSGGYEDRRKIGDYYREMLKSNPNSSLLLMNYGKFLYEVERDLERAEEYYGRAILADPGDGEALSMYGKLIWETKRDEERAQCYFDQAVNASPDDCMVLGSYAHFMWEAEDDEDEEEELMVGASPALV, from the exons atgaaatctcttttaatgCGAACCGGTTCGATGCCGGTTCAAACCCGGTTTATCCCGACGACAATCTCCCGTCACAACTCCGTCGAATCGTTATCCACCAACGGCGATAGATTCTCCGCCGGCAAGATCTCGATCGACGCCAAGTCCGCGGCGGGGATGCGGAGGGCGTTATCGGAAAGCGACGTGATCAGATCGGAGAGAATGTCGAAGAGCGTCGTCGGATCAAAGCCTTCTCCGGCGAGAATCCCGGAGGAAGATGAGCAAGGCTTCTCCGGTGGCGGTGGCGGTGGCGGTGGATCTGGTTTCAGCGGCGGGTACGAGGATAGGAGAAAGATCGGTGATTACTATCGAGAGATGTTGAAATCGAATCCGAACAGCTCGCTTCTTCTGATGAACTACGGCAAGTTCTTGTACGAG GTGGAGAGAGATTTGGAGAGAGCGGAGGAGTATTACGGGAGAGCTATACTTGCGGATCCAGGCGATGGTGAAGCGTTGTCGATGTATGGGAAGTTGATTTGGGAGACGAAGAGAGATGAGGAGAGAGCTCAGTGTTACTTTGATCAAGCTGTTAACGCTTCTCCTGATGATTG TATGGTTTTGGGATCATACGCTCATTTCATGTGGGAAGCAGAGgatgatgaggatgaagaagaagagttgatGGTTGGTGCATCACCAGCTTTGGTTTAG
- the LOC106427272 gene encoding AT-hook motif nuclear-localized protein 13 isoform X1 codes for MDSRELHHHQQHQQQLQQQQQLQPPPGMLMGSFNRNPNASLMGPTSTSQAMMHHHHRSSSLPFGSLSPHHLQMDQKTLESLGFEGSPSTHQQSMRFGIEQQQQVKKKRGRPRKYTPDANNIALALAPTSPLPSASNSYGGGNDGAGDSGGCGGANSTDPPAKRNRGRPPGSGKKQLDALGGTGGVGFTPHVIEVKTGEDIAMKVVAFTHQGPRAICILSATGAVSSVMFRQSSNPNGVVKYEGPYEIISMSGSFLNTESNGTVTKTGSLSVSLARPDGQVVGGCVAGMLVAGSQVQVVVGSFVPEVKKPKQSAGRVQNTPEPASAPANMLSFGGGGGPGSPRSQGQQQHSSESSEENESNSPLHRGSNNNNNNNHHGLFGNSPPQPLHQMPMQQMYHPHLWPGHNPQ; via the exons ATGGATTCTAGAGAACTCCACCACCACCAGCAACACCAACAACAActtcagcagcagcagcagctacAACCACCGCCTGGGATGCTAATGGGCTCCTTCAATCGCAACCCCAACGCCTCGTTAATGGGTCCCACCTCCACATCTCAGGCGATGatgcaccaccaccaccgcagCAGCAGCTTACCTTTCGGCTCTCTCTCGCCGCATCACCTTCAGATGGATCAGAAGACGCTTGAATCTCTCGGATTCGAAGGATCGCCTTCGACCCATCAGCAGTCGATGCGATTCGGGATCGAGCAGCAGCAGCAGGTGAAGAAGAAGCGAGGGAGGCCTAGGAAGTATACTCCTGACGCCAACAACATTGCTCTCGCTTTGGCTCCTACCTCTCCTCTTCCTTCTGCTTCTAATTCCTACGGCGGTGGAAATGACGGTGCCGGAGATAGCGGTGGTTGTGGTGGTGCGAACTCTACCGATCCGCCTGCTAAACGGAACAGAGGTCGTCCTCCTGGGTCTGGTAAGAAGCAGCTTGATGCTTTAG GAGGAACAGGAGGAGTAGGGTTCACACCTCATGTCATTGAGGTCAAAACTGGAGAG GATATAGCTATGAAGGTAGTGGCGTTTACGCATCAAGGACCACGTGCGATCTGTATTCTCTCAGCTACAGGAGCTGTATCTAGTGTTATGTTTCGTcaatctagcaatcctaatgGAGTTGTTAAGTATGAG GGACCATATGAGATCATTTCTATGTCAGGCTCTTTCTTGAATACCGAGAGTAATGGTACTGTGACCAAAACTGGTAGCTTGAGTGTATCTCTGGCTAGACCTGATGGTCAGGTTGTGGGTGGTTGTGTTGCTGGAATGCTAGTAGCTGGATCACAAGTTCAG GTGGTTGTTGGAAGCTTTGTACCAGAAGTGAAGAAACCGAAACAAAGCGCCGGGCGTGTTCAGAATACTCCCGAGCCAGCTTCAGCTCCAGCTAATATGTTGAgctttggtggtggtggtggaccaGGAAGCCCTCGGTCTCAGGGACAGCAGCAACATTCGAGCGAGTCATCAGAGGAAAACGAAAGTAACTCTCCGTTGCACCGTGGTagcaacaacaataacaacaacaatcatcATGGACTATTTGGAAACTCTCCGCCGCAACCACTTCACCAAATGCCTATGCAGCAGATGTACCATCCTCACCTCTGGCCTGGCCACAATCCTCAATAA
- the LOC106427272 gene encoding AT-hook motif nuclear-localized protein 13 isoform X2, with protein MDSRELHHHQQHQQQLQQQQQLQPPPGMLMGSFNRNPNASLMGPTSTSQAMMHHHHRSSSLPFGSLSPHHLQMDQKTLESLGFEGSPSTHQQSMRFGIEQQQQVKKKRGRPRKYTPDANNIALALAPTSPLPSASNSYGGGNDGAGDSGGCGGANSTDPPAKRNRGRPPGSGGTGGVGFTPHVIEVKTGEDIAMKVVAFTHQGPRAICILSATGAVSSVMFRQSSNPNGVVKYEGPYEIISMSGSFLNTESNGTVTKTGSLSVSLARPDGQVVGGCVAGMLVAGSQVQVVVGSFVPEVKKPKQSAGRVQNTPEPASAPANMLSFGGGGGPGSPRSQGQQQHSSESSEENESNSPLHRGSNNNNNNNHHGLFGNSPPQPLHQMPMQQMYHPHLWPGHNPQ; from the exons ATGGATTCTAGAGAACTCCACCACCACCAGCAACACCAACAACAActtcagcagcagcagcagctacAACCACCGCCTGGGATGCTAATGGGCTCCTTCAATCGCAACCCCAACGCCTCGTTAATGGGTCCCACCTCCACATCTCAGGCGATGatgcaccaccaccaccgcagCAGCAGCTTACCTTTCGGCTCTCTCTCGCCGCATCACCTTCAGATGGATCAGAAGACGCTTGAATCTCTCGGATTCGAAGGATCGCCTTCGACCCATCAGCAGTCGATGCGATTCGGGATCGAGCAGCAGCAGCAGGTGAAGAAGAAGCGAGGGAGGCCTAGGAAGTATACTCCTGACGCCAACAACATTGCTCTCGCTTTGGCTCCTACCTCTCCTCTTCCTTCTGCTTCTAATTCCTACGGCGGTGGAAATGACGGTGCCGGAGATAGCGGTGGTTGTGGTGGTGCGAACTCTACCGATCCGCCTGCTAAACGGAACAGAGGTCGTCCTCCTGGGTCTG GAGGAACAGGAGGAGTAGGGTTCACACCTCATGTCATTGAGGTCAAAACTGGAGAG GATATAGCTATGAAGGTAGTGGCGTTTACGCATCAAGGACCACGTGCGATCTGTATTCTCTCAGCTACAGGAGCTGTATCTAGTGTTATGTTTCGTcaatctagcaatcctaatgGAGTTGTTAAGTATGAG GGACCATATGAGATCATTTCTATGTCAGGCTCTTTCTTGAATACCGAGAGTAATGGTACTGTGACCAAAACTGGTAGCTTGAGTGTATCTCTGGCTAGACCTGATGGTCAGGTTGTGGGTGGTTGTGTTGCTGGAATGCTAGTAGCTGGATCACAAGTTCAG GTGGTTGTTGGAAGCTTTGTACCAGAAGTGAAGAAACCGAAACAAAGCGCCGGGCGTGTTCAGAATACTCCCGAGCCAGCTTCAGCTCCAGCTAATATGTTGAgctttggtggtggtggtggaccaGGAAGCCCTCGGTCTCAGGGACAGCAGCAACATTCGAGCGAGTCATCAGAGGAAAACGAAAGTAACTCTCCGTTGCACCGTGGTagcaacaacaataacaacaacaatcatcATGGACTATTTGGAAACTCTCCGCCGCAACCACTTCACCAAATGCCTATGCAGCAGATGTACCATCCTCACCTCTGGCCTGGCCACAATCCTCAATAA
- the BNAA01G08820D gene encoding uncharacterized protein BNAA01G08820D: MGFLKKLAGVFGFGQEAVKNEEDDTVIDSGDGDKRRENNQPRFRETGQPRKGFGVPVQVAVERSQLGPVLQPCSAGDGGIQGLRWYTKRSRVDEDGDVADEFLEEGDNPTNAEDDHSSKTMPRLEAKRKTKPAKVRRLVVSSDGKLKQCIEHQGRLFIV; encoded by the exons ATGGGGTTCTTAAAGAAGCTCGCGGGCGTGTTTGGATTTGGGCAGGAAGCTGTAAAGAATGAGGAAGACGATACAGTCATCGATTCCGGCGACGGAGATAAGCGGCGGGAGAATAACCAGCCGAGATTTCGTGAAACCGGACAACCCAGGAAAGGATTTGGAGTTCCGGTTCAAGTCGCCGTCGAAAGGTCTCAACTTGgtcctgttcttcagccttgcTCCGCCGGAGACGGTGGTattcag GGACTAAGGTGGTATACAAAACGGTCAAGGGTTGATGAAGATGGAGATGTCGCGGATGAGTTTTTGGAAGAGGGAGACAACCCGACAAACGCAGAAGATGATCATAGCTCTAAGACAATGCCAAGGCTTGAGGCGAAACGCAAAACAAAACCTGCTAAAGTAAGAAGACTGGTTGTGTCTTCTGATGGTAAACTCAAGCAATGCATTGAACATCAAGGAAGATTATTTATAGTATGA
- the LOC106427243 gene encoding NAC domain-containing protein 71 isoform X1, with amino-acid sequence MQMGSSSLPPGFRFHPTDQELIGYYLSRKIEGLEIELEVIPVIDLYKFDPWELPDKSFLPNRDMEWFFFCPRDKKYPNGFRTNRATKAGYWKPTGKDRKITCRSSGVITGYRKTLVFYEGRAPLGERTNWFMHEYRLNHDDLSQKSPKFKGAFALCRVVKKNQLKTKTLKNKNEQAVGSGCSSLATSPCRDGTMQFQSFSPSSSTTNKSSSMWISPDFILDSSKDYPQIQEIASEYFPNFHFPVNAANHHVGLRESSSYLNADQDIDQSMQTGYWPNYEYDQTGSFGYSNLF; translated from the exons ATGCAAATGGGAAGTTCATCTTTACCTCCAGGATTTAGATTCCATCCAACAGATCAGGAGCTCATAGGCTATTATTTAAGTAGAAAGATAGAAGGTCTTGAGATCGAGCTTGAAGTCATTCCTGTTATCGATTTATACAAATTCGATCCTTGGGAGTTACCAg ATAAGTCTTTCCTTCCAAACAGAGATATGGAATGGTTCTTTTTCTGTCCTAGGGACAAAAAGTATCCAAACGGTTTCCGAACCAATAGGGCTACAAAAGCCGGATACTGGAAACCGACCGGTAAAGACCGGAAAATCACCTGTAGATCGTCGGGTGTTATAACCGGATACCGGAAAACACTAGTTTTCTACGAAGGTCGTGCCCCATTGGGCGAGAGAACTAACTGGTTCATGCATGAATATCGTCTAAATCATGACGATCTTTCTCAAAAATCACCAAAATTCAAG GGAGCTTTCGCATTATGTCGTGTAGTTAAGAAGAACCAACTTAAGACTAAAaccttgaaaaataaaaatgaacaaGCAGTTGGCTCCGGTTGCTCTAGCCttgcgacttctccctgtcgagATGGAACGATGCAGTTTCAATCATTCAGCCCGTCTTCTTCTACTACAAACAAATCTTCTAGCATGTGGATATCTCCTGATTTCATCCTTGATTCCTCCAAG GATTATCCTCAAATTCAGGAGATTGCTTCTGAGTACTTTCCCAACTTTCATTTTCCAGTCAATGCAGCCAACCATCACGTGGGACTTCGCGAGAGTTCTTCTTATTTGAACGCTGATCAGGACATTGACCAATCAATGCAAACTGGTTACTGGCCAAATTATGAATACGACCAAACGGGTTCATTCGGTTACTCAAACCTTTTCTAG
- the LOC106427243 gene encoding NAC domain-containing protein 71 isoform X2 produces the protein MQMGSSSLPPGFRFHPTDQELIGYYLSRKIEGLEIELEVIPVIDLYKFDPWELPDKSFLPNRDMEWFFFCPRDKKYPNGFRTNRATKAGYWKPTGKDRKITCRSSGVITGYRKTLVFYEGRAPLGERTNWFMHEYRLNHDDLSQKSPKFKGAFALCRVVKKNQLKTKTLKNKNEQAVGSGCSSLATSPCRDGTMQFQSFSPSSSTTNKSSSMWISPDFILDSSKSMQPTITWDFARVLLI, from the exons ATGCAAATGGGAAGTTCATCTTTACCTCCAGGATTTAGATTCCATCCAACAGATCAGGAGCTCATAGGCTATTATTTAAGTAGAAAGATAGAAGGTCTTGAGATCGAGCTTGAAGTCATTCCTGTTATCGATTTATACAAATTCGATCCTTGGGAGTTACCAg ATAAGTCTTTCCTTCCAAACAGAGATATGGAATGGTTCTTTTTCTGTCCTAGGGACAAAAAGTATCCAAACGGTTTCCGAACCAATAGGGCTACAAAAGCCGGATACTGGAAACCGACCGGTAAAGACCGGAAAATCACCTGTAGATCGTCGGGTGTTATAACCGGATACCGGAAAACACTAGTTTTCTACGAAGGTCGTGCCCCATTGGGCGAGAGAACTAACTGGTTCATGCATGAATATCGTCTAAATCATGACGATCTTTCTCAAAAATCACCAAAATTCAAG GGAGCTTTCGCATTATGTCGTGTAGTTAAGAAGAACCAACTTAAGACTAAAaccttgaaaaataaaaatgaacaaGCAGTTGGCTCCGGTTGCTCTAGCCttgcgacttctccctgtcgagATGGAACGATGCAGTTTCAATCATTCAGCCCGTCTTCTTCTACTACAAACAAATCTTCTAGCATGTGGATATCTCCTGATTTCATCCTTGATTCCTCCAAG TCAATGCAGCCAACCATCACGTGGGACTTCGCGAGAGTTCTTCTTATTTGA
- the LOC106427202 gene encoding serine/threonine-protein kinase BSK2: MGCFQSKTVNISSPDDPSVPNKPEPVTEDQVVDQESQVPCFKEFEFSELEKVTNGFSPSCIVSEGGEKAPNVVYRGKLEGNRLVAIKRFSKQSWPDAHQFVAEATGVGKLRFNRLVNLIGCCAEGNERLLVAEYMPNDTLSKHLFHWEKQPLPWEMRLRVADFIAQALDHCNVENRKIYHDLNAYRILFDEEGDPRLSTFGLMKNSSNGKSYSTNLAYTPPEFLRTGRVIPESVVYSYGTILIDLLSGKHIPPNHALDMIRGKNALLLMDSSLEGQFENEDATKLVDLASKCLQNEAKERPDTKFLLSSVAPLQKQKEVASHVLMGLPKNTVILPTLLSPLGKACSRMDLEAVHEILLKTGYRDDEGKENELSFQEWTQPVQEMLNIKKLGDAAFRDKDFKNAIECYSELVVMMTTVPSATVFARRSFSYLMTEQVELALRDAMQAQVCIPEWPTAFYMQALALSKLGMETDANDMLNDGAAFDAKRQQQQSSWRC; encoded by the exons ATGGGTTGTTTCCAGTCCAAAACTGTTAATATCTCTTCGCCTGATGACCCTTcagttccaaacaaaccagaaCCAG TAACTGAGGACCAAGTAGTGGATCAGGAGAGTCAAGTTCCATGTTTCAAAGAGTTTGAGTTTAGTGAGTTGGAGAAAGTAACAAATGGGTTTAGTCCCAGTTGCATTGTCTCTGAAGGTGGAGAGAAAGCTCCCAATGTTGTTTACAGAGGAAAGCTCGAAGGCAATCGTCTCGTCGCCATCAAGCGATTCTCTAAACAGTCATGGCCTGATGCTCACCAGTTTGTG GCTGAGGCTACTGGTGTTGGAAAGCTTAGATTCAACAGATTGGTTAATCTGATCGGTTGTTGCGCTGAAGGAAATGAGAGACTGTTGGTAGCTGAGTACATGCCTAATGATACTCTCTCAAAGCATCTTTTTCACT GGGAGAAACAGCCACTTCCTTGGGAAATGCGTCTTAGAGTTGCAGACTTTATAGCACAAGCACTTGATCACTGCAATGTCGAAAACCGAAAGATCTACCATGATTTGAATGCATACAGGATCCTCTTTGATGAGGAAGGTGATCCTCGTCTATCTACTTTTGGTCTTATGAAGAACAGTAGCAACGGGAAAAGCTATAGTACCAACTTAGCTTATACTCCACCTGAGTTCTTGCGTACAG gtagAGTCATTCCAGAAAGTGTGGTTTACAGTTATGGAACTATTCTAATAGATCTTTTGAGTGGCAAACACATTCCACCAAACCAT GCTCTTGATATGATAAGAGGGAAGAACGCATTGCTACTCATGGATTCATCACTTGAAGGACAATTTGAGAATGAAGACGCAACAAAACTTGTTGATCTTGCTTCAAAGTGTCTTCAGAACGAGGCAAAAGAACGACCTGATACTAAGTTTCTTCTCTCTTCAGTAGCACCATTACAAAAGCAGAAAGAG gTTGCATCTCATGTCTTGATGGGTCTGCCTAAGAACACTGTGATACTACCAACTCTGCTTTCTCCTCTTGGAAAGGCTTGTTCGAGGATGGACCTTGAGGCTGTGCATGAGATTTTGCTTAAAACTGGTTACAGAGACGATGAAGGAAAAGAGAATGAG CTTTCATTTCAAGAATGGACACAACCAGTGCAGGAGATGCTTAACATAAAGAAGTTGGGAGACGCTGCTTTCAGAGACAAGGACTTCAAGAACGCTATTGAATGTTATTCAGAG TTGGTGGTTATGATGACGACAGTTCCATCTGCGACTGTGTTTGCGAGACGGTCATTCTCCTACTTGATGACGGAACAAGTAGAGCTTGCGCTGAGAGACGCAATGCAGGCTCAAGTTTGCATACCGGAGTGGCCTACTGCGTTTTACATGCAGGCTTTAGCGCTTTCCAAGCTTGGAATGGAGACTGATGCTAATGATATGCTTAATGATGGTGCTGCTTTTGATGCTAAGCGTCAACAACAACAGAGCAGTTGGCGATGTTGA